The DNA segment GTCGTCCTTCGTGCGAGCAAGCTGCTCGAGGTATTCCTCCAGGAAAAGGGGAGAACTCATGGGGGAGCCAAGGCCGCCTTTGCGGATGCTCGTCTTGCCGACGCTCGCCGAGAGTTCGAAGAAGCTGAAAACGCTTTCCGAACATTTCTTGAAAGCAATCGGAACTACTTGGGCAGTGCGGATCCGGGCGTTCGTCTCAAAGGGGCTCGTCTCGAAGGTGAACTCCGCCTCCGCCAGCAACTCATTACGACCCTTGCCCTCAACCGTGAACAAGCCCTGCTTGAAGAAAAGAACGATATTCCCATTCTAAATGTCTTGGATCCGGGCAATCTTCCCATCGAAAAGAGCCGACCTGCAAGAAGTCAGTTGGTGATCGCCTGGGCTTTCCTGGCTGGTCTCGTTGTATGGGGATTTGAGAACCGCAGGTGGATCAAGGGTCGCCTGTTTGAATCGTCGAAAGAGTCCGAGGGGGAGTCCGCGTGAAGACCATCGCATTAGTGGGTTGTGGACGGATTTCGCTTCGCCACGTGCAAGTGCTGACCCAAATGTCAAATCTCCGCCTCGTGGCTGTTTGTGACCTCCTAGAGGAGCGGGCCCGTACCACTGCAGGCCCACTGAGCATTCCCTACTACACTGATGCGCTGGAGATGGTGAAGCGGGAGAAGCCCGATGTCGTCAGCATCCTGACTGATTCGGGTTCCCATCCTGACGTGGGGTGTCTTCTTGCCCCTCATGTGCCGGTTCTCGTAGTGGAAAAGCCCATGGCGCTCACACTTGAGGACGCAGATCGGCTCATCGAAAGCTGTGAGACCCATGGGACTCGGCTGTTCGTGGTGAAGCAGAACCGGTTCAATCCAGCCATCCAACAGCTCCGACGAGCAGTTGACCAGGGCCGCTTCGGTAAAATGGTTCTGGGAACCGTCCGTATCCGATGGTCCCGGGGCCAAGACTACTATGACCAGGCGGCGTGGCGGGGAACCTGGAAGCTGGACGGCGGGGTTTTCACTAACCAGGCCAGCCATCATATCGACCTGCTCCAGTGGCTATTGGGGCCTGTGGAATCGGTCAAGTCCTACATCTCCACGCGGCTCGTCAACATCGAGGCGGAGGATACGGGGGTGGCCGTCCTCAAGTTCAAGAACGGAGCGTTGGGTGTGGTAGAGGCCACGACCGCCACTCGACCTAAGGATCTGGAAGGCAGCATCTCGGTGCTGGGTGAAAAGGGCTCCGTAGTTGTCGGGGGCTTCAGTGTCAACCGAATGGTGACCTGGAATTTTGTGGAACCATCCCACGAGGATGAGGAGGCCCAGAGAGCCATCACGGATCCGCCGAATGTCTATGGATTCGGCCACAAGCCCTTCTACGAGGACATGTTGGCCTGCCTGGATTCCGGAAAGCGGTCCATGCTGGATGGACTTCAAGGCCGAAAGTCCTTGGAGATCATCAATGCACTGTATGAATCTGCCTTCACAGGTAAGGAGGTTCATCTCCACTACGTGCCGCAGAGCGTCCCGCTTGGGCGCGGGTGATCCATGGAGAACGCGGTCATGCCAACCGGAGAACTCGTCCAGAACCTTCTGGAGAAGATCGAATCAGTCACTGCCAAAGTCGGCGTGATCGGGCTGGGATATGTAGGTCTTCCATTCGCCGTGGAGAAAGGCAAGGTGGGATTCAGAGTCCTGGGGTTTGACCGGAGTGCCCACAGGGTGGGGTTGGTGAACCGAGGGGAGAACTTCATCGGGGACGTCGACGACCGTGAATTGCAGACCTTGGTGGCTGGCGGCTTCATTGAGGCCACCACGGATATGGAGCGCCTGGGGGATATGGACGTGCTGATTATCGCCGTCCCGACGCCCCTCACTAAGAACCTGACTCCGGATCTGCAATACATCGAGGCGGTCACGCGAGATATCGCCAAGCGTCTCCGACCTGGCCAGCTCATTAGCTTGGAAAGCACCACTTATCCGGGGACCACGGATGAGGTTATGAAGCCTATCCTCGAACAATCGGGGTTGAAGGCTGGCGTGGACTTCTTCCTGGCACACAGTCCCGAACGGGTGGATCCGGGCAACCGGCGCTACACCACCAAGAACACCAACAAGGTGGTGGGAGCTTCCGATCCTGCGAGCCGGGAGGTGGCGGTGGCGCTATATCGGAAGACGATCCTCAACATCGTGCCGGTGAGCAGTGCGGCCACCGCAGAAATGACGAAAGTGTTCGAGAACACATTCCGGGCGGTCAATATCGCCTTGGTGAACGAACTGACCCTGCTTTGTGATCGTATGGGTTTGAGTGTGTGGGAAGTGCTCGATGCGGCTTTCACTAAACCTTTCGGCATCATGCCATTTTATCCGGGACCCGGCGTAGGCGGACATTGCATTCCGCTGGACCCCCACTATCTGGAGTGGAAGGCGAGAGAATTCAACTTCAACACCCGGTTCATCGCCCTAGCCGGAGAGATCAATCGTCGGATGCCGGAATTCGTGGCGGACAAAGCCATGCGGCTTCTCAGCGATCAGGGGAAAGGGCTCCGGGGCGCTAAGATCCTCATCCTGGGCGTGGCCTACAAGAAGGACATCGACGACCCCCGGGAAAGTCCCAGTGCGGAAGTGTTGCACCTGCTGATTCAGCGAGGGGCGATCATCACCTACCATGATCCCCACATTCCGCACTTCACGGAGCACAGCCATGACCTGCGTAGCGTGCTCCTCACTGAGGAGACTCTGCGGAAGGCTGATCTGGTGGTGATCCTCACCGATCATACGGCTGTGGACTACGCGCTGGTGTTAAAAATCTCCACCCGCATCCTCGACACCCGGAACGCCCTGAAGCGGGTAGAAGGATCCAAGGCCAATGTTGTGCTGCTCTAAGGAACTCGCCATGGAGAAACCCGCCTACACACATCCCACCGCCGTCGTCGATGAGGGCGCCCAACTGGGCGAAGGCACCAAGATCTGGCACTTCTGCCATGTCTATCCCCAGGCCGTCATCGGAAAGCATTCCATTCTGGGCCAGAATGTCATGGTGGCCAATGGTGTCACCATCGGCGATCACTGTAAGATCCAGAATAATGTGAGTCTCTACGAGGGTGTAATCC comes from the Geothrix sp. 21YS21S-4 genome and includes:
- a CDS encoding Gfo/Idh/MocA family protein, translated to MKTIALVGCGRISLRHVQVLTQMSNLRLVAVCDLLEERARTTAGPLSIPYYTDALEMVKREKPDVVSILTDSGSHPDVGCLLAPHVPVLVVEKPMALTLEDADRLIESCETHGTRLFVVKQNRFNPAIQQLRRAVDQGRFGKMVLGTVRIRWSRGQDYYDQAAWRGTWKLDGGVFTNQASHHIDLLQWLLGPVESVKSYISTRLVNIEAEDTGVAVLKFKNGALGVVEATTATRPKDLEGSISVLGEKGSVVVGGFSVNRMVTWNFVEPSHEDEEAQRAITDPPNVYGFGHKPFYEDMLACLDSGKRSMLDGLQGRKSLEIINALYESAFTGKEVHLHYVPQSVPLGRG
- a CDS encoding nucleotide sugar dehydrogenase, whose protein sequence is MENAVMPTGELVQNLLEKIESVTAKVGVIGLGYVGLPFAVEKGKVGFRVLGFDRSAHRVGLVNRGENFIGDVDDRELQTLVAGGFIEATTDMERLGDMDVLIIAVPTPLTKNLTPDLQYIEAVTRDIAKRLRPGQLISLESTTYPGTTDEVMKPILEQSGLKAGVDFFLAHSPERVDPGNRRYTTKNTNKVVGASDPASREVAVALYRKTILNIVPVSSAATAEMTKVFENTFRAVNIALVNELTLLCDRMGLSVWEVLDAAFTKPFGIMPFYPGPGVGGHCIPLDPHYLEWKAREFNFNTRFIALAGEINRRMPEFVADKAMRLLSDQGKGLRGAKILILGVAYKKDIDDPRESPSAEVLHLLIQRGAIITYHDPHIPHFTEHSHDLRSVLLTEETLRKADLVVILTDHTAVDYALVLKISTRILDTRNALKRVEGSKANVVLL